Proteins found in one Streptomyces sp. NBC_00461 genomic segment:
- a CDS encoding M48 family metallopeptidase, with translation MRSALSLGLWAVLTPQQKVALLGHELGHFANGDTRHGSLVGSALHTLRLWVAVLTPDPWDGRLTHLLVIGMMRIPYYAAQSGLTLLEKVSLRGLPRREYLADDLAAEVASTEAARDLMETLLHADRIDSELRRLSNEAAAFASRQDAPRMDETLWPRLAEHLASVPPRERERLRRVSALDWHQQDSTHPPTHLRIELLDRRGPSVAKVVLDERTESAVERELRPAAKKVARTVARDM, from the coding sequence ATCAGAAGCGCCCTAAGCCTCGGTCTGTGGGCCGTCCTCACCCCGCAGCAGAAGGTCGCCCTGCTCGGGCACGAGCTCGGCCACTTCGCGAACGGCGACACACGGCACGGCAGCCTGGTCGGCAGCGCCCTGCACACGCTCCGGCTGTGGGTCGCGGTGCTCACCCCGGACCCCTGGGACGGGCGGCTCACGCATCTGCTGGTGATCGGCATGATGCGGATCCCGTACTACGCGGCCCAGAGCGGGCTGACCCTGCTGGAGAAGGTCTCCCTGCGCGGACTGCCGCGCCGCGAGTACCTCGCCGACGACCTGGCCGCCGAGGTCGCCTCCACCGAGGCTGCCCGGGACCTCATGGAGACGCTGCTGCACGCCGACCGGATCGACTCCGAACTGCGCCGGCTGTCCAACGAGGCGGCGGCCTTCGCGAGCCGCCAGGACGCGCCCCGCATGGACGAGACCCTGTGGCCGCGGCTCGCCGAGCACCTGGCGTCGGTGCCGCCGCGTGAACGCGAACGGCTGCGCAGGGTCAGCGCGTTGGACTGGCACCAGCAGGACTCCACGCACCCGCCGACCCATCTGCGCATCGAACTCCTCGACCGGCGCGGCCCGTCGGTCGCGAAGGTCGTCCTCGACGAGCGGACCGAGAGCGCCGTGGAACGTGAACTGCGGCCCGCCGCGAAGAAGGTGGCACGGACCGTCGCCCGGGACATGTGA
- a CDS encoding VOC family protein: MDILGATLRVCVDDLETAVPFYERLAGGRALRFERGGVQVAAVGCFLLMSGPAQELDLLRKVSATIAVKDVAEAHEVLTELGAHILAGPVPSPAGRTLLAMHPDGTVYEYVDRNS; the protein is encoded by the coding sequence ATGGATATTCTGGGAGCCACGCTGCGCGTATGCGTCGACGACCTGGAGACCGCGGTCCCCTTCTACGAACGCCTCGCCGGCGGCAGAGCCCTCCGCTTCGAGCGCGGGGGCGTGCAGGTGGCCGCCGTCGGCTGCTTCCTGCTGATGAGCGGGCCCGCGCAGGAGCTGGATCTGTTGCGCAAGGTCTCGGCGACGATCGCCGTCAAGGACGTCGCGGAGGCCCACGAGGTGCTCACCGAGCTCGGCGCGCACATCCTCGCGGGCCCGGTACCGTCACCGGCGGGCCGCACTCTGCTCGCGATGCATCCGGACGGGACGGTGTACGAGTACGTGGACCGAAACTCGTAG
- a CDS encoding phage holin family protein, with product MEGLDHLEHLDKHLVDELAQVARETVRDELREQTRKQRRTATLYAASGAVALYAGAALALAVGLALALGLPDWAAALITAAILGAVAYLLRGAARPSASRPTAAHEAGLAAGQGDPVTGDRAPVTPPTGLGMPIPPKPPVAPGETGAPTGVPAAPSADGIDPEPPHHRA from the coding sequence ATGGAAGGCTTGGATCATCTGGAGCACCTGGACAAACACCTGGTCGACGAGCTGGCGCAGGTGGCGCGCGAGACCGTGCGCGACGAACTGCGCGAACAGACTCGCAAGCAGCGGCGGACGGCCACGTTGTACGCCGCGTCCGGAGCCGTCGCCCTGTACGCGGGCGCGGCCCTCGCACTCGCGGTGGGACTGGCCCTGGCCCTCGGGCTGCCCGACTGGGCCGCCGCGCTGATCACCGCGGCGATCCTGGGCGCCGTCGCCTACCTCCTGCGTGGCGCGGCCCGGCCCTCGGCATCCCGGCCCACGGCCGCACACGAGGCCGGCCTCGCCGCCGGCCAGGGCGACCCTGTCACCGGCGACCGGGCCCCCGTGACACCGCCCACCGGCCTCGGCATGCCCATTCCGCCGAAGCCGCCGGTCGCACCCGGCGAGACGGGCGCACCGACCGGCGTGCCCGCGGCACCGAGCGCCGACGGAATCGACCCCGAGCCGCCGCACCACAGGGCGTGA
- a CDS encoding SDR family oxidoreductase encodes MRWGGSEPPRRRTVVVTGASGGVGRATALAFAARGDRVALLARGREGLAAAADDVQRAGGEALVVTVDMADAKAVDDAAQQVADMFGHIDVWVNNAFAGVFAPFTEITADEFRRVTEVTYLGCVFGTRAALHHMLPRDRGTIVQVGSALAYRGIPLQSAYCGAKHAIQGFNESLRCELLHTGSGVRTTMVQLPAVNTPQFDWVLSRMPGKARPVAPVFQPEVAARAIVHAAAHGRRREYWVGGSTAATLIANAVAPGALDRYLARTGFDSQQDEGEHDETANLWSPADGPHGRDFGAHGRFDDEAVEDSPQDWVSRNRGRFGKALTLGAGLLVAGKAVGELSRRARG; translated from the coding sequence ATGCGTTGGGGCGGATCCGAGCCGCCGCGCCGCAGGACCGTTGTGGTGACCGGGGCCAGTGGCGGCGTGGGACGGGCCACGGCCCTGGCCTTCGCCGCCCGGGGCGACCGGGTCGCCCTGCTGGCCCGGGGACGCGAGGGCCTCGCCGCGGCCGCTGACGACGTGCAGCGCGCCGGGGGCGAGGCCCTCGTCGTCACCGTCGACATGGCCGACGCCAAGGCGGTCGACGACGCGGCCCAGCAGGTCGCCGACATGTTCGGGCACATCGACGTGTGGGTCAACAACGCCTTCGCCGGGGTCTTCGCGCCGTTCACCGAGATCACCGCGGACGAGTTCCGCCGGGTCACCGAAGTGACGTACCTGGGCTGTGTGTTCGGCACCCGGGCCGCGCTGCACCACATGCTGCCGCGCGACCGGGGCACGATCGTGCAGGTCGGCTCCGCGCTCGCCTACCGGGGGATTCCCCTGCAGTCGGCGTACTGCGGGGCCAAACACGCGATCCAGGGGTTCAACGAGTCGCTGCGCTGCGAACTGCTGCACACGGGCAGTGGTGTCCGTACGACGATGGTGCAGCTGCCGGCGGTCAACACCCCGCAGTTCGACTGGGTGTTGAGTCGGATGCCGGGCAAGGCGCGGCCGGTGGCGCCGGTGTTCCAGCCGGAGGTCGCGGCACGGGCGATCGTGCACGCGGCTGCCCACGGGCGGCGGCGCGAGTACTGGGTCGGAGGATCGACGGCGGCCACCCTCATCGCCAACGCGGTGGCTCCCGGAGCACTCGACCGCTATCTCGCCCGCACCGGCTTCGACTCCCAGCAGGACGAGGGCGAGCACGACGAGACCGCCAACCTGTGGAGCCCGGCGGACGGACCGCACGGACGGGACTTCGGGGCACACGGGCGGTTCGACGACGAGGCGGTCGAGGACAGCCCGCAGGACTGGGTCTCCAGGAACCGGGGCCGGTTCGGGAAGGCCCTCACTCTCGGCGCGGGCCTCCTGGTGGCGGGCAAAGCGGTGGGCGAACTGAGCCGCAGGGCCCGCGGTTAG
- a CDS encoding enolase C-terminal domain-like protein, with the protein MTKLHRPVVSVYTVPTDAPEADGTLAWDSTTMVIAEVAAGDETGTGWTYGPAAVGDFVSGHLAPLVEGRDALDIPATHDAMCRSVRKAGRPGIAACAISALDIALWDLKARLLELPLARLLGVCRERVPVYGSGGFTTYHDTHLAAQLNGWVHGQHIPRVKIKIGEGWGRDVSRDLARVHAARQVIGAEAELYVDANGAYTRKQAVRVGRALAEHGVGWFEEPVSSDDLTGLRLVRDALVCDVTAGEYGYDLPYFARMIAAGAVDCLQIDATRCGGITEFLRAAALAHCHGLEISTHCAPHVHAAAAASLPNIRHMEWFHDHVRIEDMFFDGALDPTDGTVRPLGGIGHGLALRTEEVEEYRVA; encoded by the coding sequence ATGACGAAACTCCACCGTCCCGTCGTCTCCGTCTACACGGTGCCGACCGACGCCCCCGAGGCCGACGGCACGCTGGCCTGGGACTCCACGACCATGGTGATCGCCGAGGTGGCGGCGGGCGACGAGACCGGCACGGGCTGGACGTACGGCCCTGCGGCGGTCGGCGACTTCGTCAGCGGCCATCTCGCCCCGCTGGTGGAGGGCCGCGACGCCCTCGACATCCCCGCCACGCACGACGCGATGTGCCGCTCCGTGCGCAAAGCGGGCCGCCCCGGGATCGCGGCCTGTGCGATATCGGCACTCGACATCGCCCTGTGGGACCTCAAGGCCCGCCTCCTCGAACTCCCCCTGGCCCGGCTCCTCGGCGTCTGCCGGGAGCGGGTCCCGGTGTACGGCAGCGGCGGCTTCACGACGTATCACGACACCCACCTGGCCGCCCAGCTGAACGGCTGGGTGCACGGGCAGCACATCCCGCGCGTCAAGATCAAGATCGGTGAGGGCTGGGGCCGGGACGTCTCCCGGGATCTGGCCCGTGTCCACGCGGCACGCCAAGTGATCGGCGCCGAGGCCGAGTTGTACGTCGACGCGAACGGCGCCTACACCCGCAAGCAGGCGGTACGGGTCGGCCGGGCCCTCGCCGAGCACGGCGTGGGCTGGTTCGAGGAGCCGGTGTCCTCGGACGATCTGACGGGCCTGCGGCTGGTCCGCGACGCCCTGGTGTGCGATGTGACGGCGGGTGAGTACGGCTACGACCTGCCGTACTTCGCCCGCATGATCGCGGCGGGCGCGGTCGACTGCCTGCAGATCGACGCGACCCGCTGCGGCGGCATCACGGAGTTCCTGCGCGCGGCGGCGCTGGCTCACTGCCACGGCCTGGAGATCTCCACGCACTGCGCCCCGCACGTCCACGCCGCGGCGGCCGCCTCGCTGCCCAACATCCGCCACATGGAGTGGTTCCACGACCATGTGCGCATCGAGGACATGTTCTTCGACGGGGCGCTGGATCCGACGGACGGCACGGTGCGGCCGCTGGGCGGGATCGGACACGGGCTGGCGCTGCGGACGGAGGAGGTGGAGGAGTACCGGGTCGCCTGA
- a CDS encoding LLM class F420-dependent oxidoreductase, which yields MPEYGYFLSCEEFGPADLVEQARMAEQAGFRSLWISDHYHPWNGSQGQSPFVWSVIGALSEAVSLPVETAVTCPTVRIHPAVVAQAAATSAVMTNGRFRLGVGTGEALNEHILGHVWPPAHVRMEMLEEAIQIMRRLFTGEEVSHYGTHYKVENARLYTVPDEPVQIDISGFGPAATKLAARVGDGYITMMPDAPMVEQFRKGGGGGKPVSGGTKVCYGTDRDEAVRTVRERWSNQFLPGEMGQILPSPSHFEQLEPLITQETVREKSVCGDDVDEHVSALTAFADAGFDRVYVNQIGPDQRGFFDFYRTKVLPQVQQG from the coding sequence ATGCCCGAGTACGGCTACTTCCTCTCCTGTGAGGAGTTCGGTCCCGCGGATCTCGTCGAGCAGGCGAGGATGGCCGAGCAGGCGGGATTCCGGTCGCTGTGGATCTCCGACCACTACCACCCGTGGAACGGCTCGCAGGGCCAGAGCCCGTTCGTGTGGTCGGTGATCGGCGCCCTTTCGGAGGCGGTGTCGCTGCCCGTCGAGACGGCGGTGACCTGCCCGACCGTGCGGATCCACCCGGCAGTGGTGGCGCAGGCGGCGGCGACCTCGGCGGTGATGACGAACGGCCGCTTCCGGCTGGGGGTCGGCACCGGCGAGGCCCTCAACGAGCACATCCTCGGCCATGTCTGGCCGCCCGCGCACGTGCGGATGGAGATGCTGGAGGAGGCGATCCAGATCATGCGCCGGCTGTTCACCGGCGAGGAGGTCAGCCACTACGGCACCCACTACAAGGTGGAGAACGCCCGCCTCTACACGGTGCCCGACGAGCCCGTCCAGATCGACATCTCCGGCTTCGGCCCGGCGGCCACGAAGCTCGCGGCGCGTGTGGGCGACGGCTACATCACGATGATGCCGGACGCCCCGATGGTGGAGCAGTTCCGCAAGGGAGGCGGGGGCGGCAAGCCGGTGAGCGGCGGCACGAAGGTCTGCTACGGCACCGACCGCGACGAGGCCGTACGGACGGTGCGCGAGCGGTGGTCCAACCAGTTCCTGCCGGGCGAGATGGGCCAGATCCTGCCCTCGCCCAGCCACTTCGAGCAGTTGGAGCCGCTGATCACTCAGGAGACGGTGCGCGAGAAGTCGGTCTGCGGGGACGACGTCGACGAGCACGTCTCGGCCCTGACCGCCTTCGCCGACGCCGGCTTCGACCGGGTGTACGTCAACCAGATCGGCCCCGACCAGCGCGGCTTCTTCGACTTCTACCGTACGAAGGTGCTGCCGCAGGTCCAGCAGGGCTGA
- a CDS encoding NAD(P)/FAD-dependent oxidoreductase: protein MSRPRIVIVGAGFAGYRTARTLSRLVRHQADITLLNPTDYFLYLPLLPQVAAGILEPRRVAVSLSGTLPHVRLVLGEADGIDLDGRSVHYIDPEGGGGTLAYDRLVLAVGSVNKLLPIPGVAEHAHGFRGLPEALYLRDHVTRQVELAAAADDPKSCAARCTFVVVGAGYTGTEVAAQGRRYTDAQVRRRPLPGGVRPRWLLLDIAPRVLPELDERLSRTADRVLRERGVEVRMGTSVQEATHDGVLLTDGEFVDSRTLVWCVGVRPDPLVESTGQPLERGRLLVDPHLQVPGRPEVFACGDAAAVPDLNDPGKYTPMTAQHAWRHGKVVAHNVAASLGTGERRTYRHRDLGFVVDLGGAQAAANPLGIPLAGPLAGAVARGYHIAAMPGNRVRVAADWLLDAVLPRQAVQLGLVRSWSVPLDTASPELARVAGRPWAAAETRSGSGAATTRDTDLNTDTESAAFEATNNQPGGGAAEAAGPVKRPDTPAEGDS from the coding sequence GTGAGTCGACCCCGCATCGTGATCGTCGGTGCCGGCTTCGCCGGCTACCGGACCGCCCGCACCCTGTCCCGGCTGGTCCGGCACCAGGCCGACATCACCCTGCTGAACCCCACCGACTACTTCCTGTATCTGCCCCTGCTGCCCCAGGTCGCCGCCGGCATCCTGGAACCCCGCCGGGTGGCCGTCTCCCTGTCCGGCACCCTGCCGCACGTACGGCTGGTGCTCGGCGAGGCCGACGGTATCGATCTCGACGGGCGGAGCGTGCACTACATCGACCCCGAGGGCGGGGGCGGCACGCTCGCCTACGACCGGCTGGTGCTCGCCGTCGGCAGTGTCAACAAGCTGCTTCCCATCCCCGGGGTCGCCGAGCACGCGCACGGCTTCCGGGGGCTGCCCGAGGCGCTGTACCTGCGCGACCACGTCACGCGGCAGGTGGAACTCGCCGCCGCCGCCGACGACCCGAAGAGCTGCGCCGCGCGCTGTACGTTCGTGGTGGTCGGCGCCGGATACACGGGGACCGAGGTCGCCGCCCAGGGCCGGCGGTACACGGACGCACAGGTCCGCAGGCGTCCGCTGCCGGGCGGTGTACGGCCGCGCTGGCTGCTGCTCGACATCGCGCCGCGGGTCCTGCCCGAGCTGGACGAACGGCTCTCGCGCACCGCGGACCGGGTGCTGCGGGAGCGGGGCGTCGAGGTGCGCATGGGGACTTCCGTGCAGGAGGCCACGCACGACGGAGTCCTGCTGACCGACGGCGAGTTCGTGGACAGCCGCACGCTCGTGTGGTGCGTCGGCGTACGGCCGGATCCGCTCGTCGAGAGCACCGGGCAGCCGCTGGAACGCGGCCGCCTCCTCGTCGACCCGCACCTTCAGGTACCGGGCCGCCCCGAGGTGTTCGCATGCGGCGACGCGGCCGCGGTGCCGGATCTGAACGACCCCGGGAAGTACACCCCGATGACCGCGCAGCACGCCTGGCGGCACGGCAAGGTCGTGGCCCACAACGTCGCCGCGTCCCTCGGCACCGGTGAGCGGCGCACCTACCGCCACCGCGACCTCGGCTTCGTCGTGGATCTGGGCGGCGCCCAGGCCGCCGCCAACCCGCTCGGGATCCCCCTGGCCGGCCCGCTGGCCGGCGCGGTCGCCCGCGGCTACCACATCGCGGCGATGCCCGGCAACCGCGTCAGGGTCGCCGCCGACTGGCTCCTGGATGCCGTACTGCCGCGCCAGGCCGTCCAGTTGGGCCTCGTCCGCTCCTGGTCGGTACCGCTGGACACCGCGTCCCCGGAACTGGCGCGGGTGGCGGGCAGGCCGTGGGCGGCAGCCGAGACCCGCTCGGGCTCCGGAGCGGCAACGACACGGGACACCGACCTCAACACCGACACCGAGTCGGCCGCTTTCGAGGCGACGAACAACCAACCGGG